Within the Agromyces atrinae genome, the region CGGTCACGGTCGCCCTGCGCGGCAACGTCACACTCCGCCTCACCGTGTCGACGCTCTCTCACGCGTCGCATTCGGGAATGTTCGGCGGACCGGTGCCCGACGCCATGCTCGCGACCATCCGTCTGCTCGCGACGCTCCACGACGACGAGGGCGCCGTCGCCGTCGACGGCCTCACGAGCACCGAGTTCGAGACGCCCGACTACTCCGAGGAGCAGCTGCGCGACGAGGCGGGACTCCTCGACGGCGTGATGCCGATCGGGCGCGGCAGCATCCTCTCGCGCATCTGGGCGCAGCCGGCCATCACCGTCACGGGAATCGACGCACCGAGCGTCGCGAACGCGTCGAACACGTTGTCGCCGTCGATCTCGGTGCGCGTCAGCGCACGTATCGCCCCGGGGCAGGACGCCGCCGAGGCGTTCGAGGCGCTCGAGAAGCACCTCCGTGCACACGCTCCCTTCGGTGCGCACATCGAGATCGACGACGTCGACACCGGTCAGCCGTTCCTCGTCGACACGAGCGGGTGGGCCGTGGCGGCGATGCGCGAATCGATGGCGGATGCCTGGGACCGCGAGCCCGTCGACATCGGTGTCGGTGGCTCGATCCCGTTCATCGCCGACCTCGTGCGGGTGTTCCCGTCGGCGCAGATCCTCGTGACCGGAGTCGAAGACCCCGATTCGCGTGCGCACAGTCCGAACGAGTCGCTCCACCTCGGGGTGTTCCGCCGCGCCGTGCTGTCGGAAGCGCTCTTCCTCGCCCGGTTGGACTCCGCAGCGAACGAGTAGGGAATGCACAGGCCGATCTCCGTGTTTCACGGTTTAGACTGACGAAATCCGCGCGCGTCCCGCGAGCGACCGAACTACCGAGGAGTGTCATGACTCAGACCGACAGCCCCGAGATCACGGCTACTTCCACCGCCGAGCACGGCGTGCTGCTCAGTGAGCACGCCTCGTCGAAGGTGCGGAGCCTGCTCGAGCAGGAGGGTCGCGACGACCTGCGCCTGCGCGTCGCCGTTCAGCCCGGCGGCTGCTCCGGCCTCATCTATCAGCTCTACTTCGACGAGCGATACCTCGACGGCGACGCCGTCGTCGACTTCAGCGGTGTCGAGGTCATCATCGACCAGATGAGCGTGCCCTACCTCGACGGAGCGACGATCGACTTCGAGGACACGATCCAGAAGCAGGGATTCACGATCGACAACCCGAACGCTCAGGGCAGCTGCGCGTGCGGAGACTCGTTCCACTGAGTTTCAGAACGATTTTCTTCCCCGGACGGGAGGCCGCAGAGCGGCCTCCCGTCCGGTGTTTCCGGGGTTCGGGGGCGGCTCGCGAAACGGCGACATCCGCGCGGGGTGCACATGTGCGGCACAGAGTCGGAGTAGGCTAGAACGAGATCATGGCGCTTCCCTGTGAAGCGCCCCCGAGTCCTCCGAAAGGTCACCGGTGCGCAACAACCGCCGTCTCCGATGGGCTGCGATTCCGATCGCGGCGACACTCAGTCTTGTACTCGCCGGGTGCACGCAGGCTCAGCTCAACGGCTTCCTGCCGGGATTCGAAGAGGGGCAGCCCCCCGTCACGAACAACACCGAGCGAGTAGCCGGACTCTGGGTCACGTCCTGGATCGTCCTGCTGATCGTCGGCCTCATCACCTGGGGTCTGACGATCTGGGCCGTCATCGCCTACCGCCGCCGCAAGGGCCAGACCGGCCTTCCCGTTCAGCTGCGTTACAACATGCCGATCGAGATCTTTTACACGGTCGTGCCGCTCATCCTCGTCCTGGGCTTCTTCGCCTTCACCGCGCGTGACCAGGCGGCCATCGAGGCGCGCTTCGACGAGCCCGACGTGACCATCGAGGTCGTGGCCAAGCAGTGGGCATGGGACTTCAACTACGTCGACGAAGACGTCTACTCGCCCGGCATCCAGGCGCAGCTCGACCCGAACGGCGAGCCCGGCTCGATCGACCAGTCGGTGCTGCCCACGCTCTACCTGCCCGTCGGCAAGAAGATCGAGATCGAGCTCGAATCGCGCGATGTCATCCACTCCTTCTGGGTCGTCGACTTCCTCTACAAGAAGGACATGTACCCGGGAAAGACGAACATCATGTCCGTCATCCCCGAGCGCGAGGGAACGTACGCCGGCAAGTGCGCCGAGCTGTGCGGCGAGTACCACTCGCTCATGCTCTTCAACGTCGAGGTCGTCTCCGAGGCCGAGTACGAGGACTACATCCAGTCCCTCCGCGACTTGGGCCAGGAAGGCCAGCTCTCGAGCGAGTACGACCGCAACACGAATCTGCCCGGCACGGGCGCGCCCGAGCTGAAAGAGGAGCACTAAGCCGCCATGACCACGACAGCACCAGCTCCCCGGACGGCTCCGCCCGGCTCGTCGAAAGTCGAGCGCAAGGGCAACATCCTCGTGAAGTGGATCACGTCGACCGACCACAAGGTCATCGGCTACA harbors:
- the ctaC gene encoding aa3-type cytochrome oxidase subunit II, translating into MRNNRRLRWAAIPIAATLSLVLAGCTQAQLNGFLPGFEEGQPPVTNNTERVAGLWVTSWIVLLIVGLITWGLTIWAVIAYRRRKGQTGLPVQLRYNMPIEIFYTVVPLILVLGFFAFTARDQAAIEARFDEPDVTIEVVAKQWAWDFNYVDEDVYSPGIQAQLDPNGEPGSIDQSVLPTLYLPVGKKIEIELESRDVIHSFWVVDFLYKKDMYPGKTNIMSVIPEREGTYAGKCAELCGEYHSLMLFNVEVVSEAEYEDYIQSLRDLGQEGQLSSEYDRNTNLPGTGAPELKEEH
- a CDS encoding dipeptidase, with the translated sequence MTETLPTEVHPLDSAIRESVELGLPRTIADLSRLVRIPSVSWAAFDAAHVATSAEAVAELARGLEVFDTVEIRRAATESGEQGQPAVLARREAKNGRPTVLLYAHHDVQPPGDDEHWSTPPFEPTVVGERLYGRGSADDKAGVMAHIAAIRSLLEVGGGDPDLGIVLFVEGEEEFGSRSFANFLAENREALEADVIIVADSNNWDIDTPAVTVALRGNVTLRLTVSTLSHASHSGMFGGPVPDAMLATIRLLATLHDDEGAVAVDGLTSTEFETPDYSEEQLRDEAGLLDGVMPIGRGSILSRIWAQPAITVTGIDAPSVANASNTLSPSISVRVSARIAPGQDAAEAFEALEKHLRAHAPFGAHIEIDDVDTGQPFLVDTSGWAVAAMRESMADAWDREPVDIGVGGSIPFIADLVRVFPSAQILVTGVEDPDSRAHSPNESLHLGVFRRAVLSEALFLARLDSAANE
- a CDS encoding HesB/IscA family protein, producing the protein MTQTDSPEITATSTAEHGVLLSEHASSKVRSLLEQEGRDDLRLRVAVQPGGCSGLIYQLYFDERYLDGDAVVDFSGVEVIIDQMSVPYLDGATIDFEDTIQKQGFTIDNPNAQGSCACGDSFH